The Salvelinus sp. IW2-2015 linkage group LG8, ASM291031v2, whole genome shotgun sequence genome window below encodes:
- the spon2b gene encoding spondin-2b gives MERDMNVSSTSSVVHWLASLTLTLLGSVHPMPVTIDPVCTADTTAKYSLTFTGMWSQTSFPKQYPIYRPPAQWSPLIGVTHSSDYHIWQRNEFASNGVREFSEKGEAWTLMKEVEAAGERIQSVYGLFSAPALVGGTGQMTSEFEVFARHSFLSFIVRIVPSPDWFLGVDSFDLCEGDQWKESVTLELYPYDAGTDSGFTFSSPNFETIPQDKVTQITSSSPSHPANSFYYPRLKNLPPMGKVTLTKTKNNQIFSIPMEPTQFNQTGNEIGNEIEDSLINSTPLDCEVSAWSPWGLCKGKCGDSGVRHRTRYIHLQPANNGVVCPPLEEENKCIPDNCL, from the exons ATGGAAAGAGACATGAACGTGAGCAGCACTAGCAGTGTGGTGCACTGGCTAGCCagcctgaccctaaccctgcttGGGAGTGTCCACCCCATGCCTGTGACCATAGACCCGGTGTGCACGGCAGACACCACTGCCAAGTACAGCCTGACATTTACAGGGATGTGGAGCCAAACCTCCTTCCCTAAGCAGTACCCAATCTACCGCCCCCCTGCCCAGTGGTCCCCTCTCATTG GGGTGACCCACAGTTCAGACTATCATATCTGGCAGCGGAATGAGTTTGCAAGCAACGGGGTAAGGGAGTTCTCTGAGAAGGGTGAGGCCTGGACTCTGATGAAGGAGGTGGAGGCGGCTGGGGAACGCATCCAGAGTGTCTACGGGCTGTTCTCTGCTCCAGCCTTGGTTGGGGGAACGGGCCAGATGACCTCAGAGTTCGAGGTCTTTGCAAGGCACTCTTTT ctATCCTTCATAGTGCGGATAGTTCCCAGCCCAGACTGGTTCCTGGGAGTGGACAGCTTTGACCTGTGTGAGGGAGACCAGTGGAAGGAGAGTGTCACACTGGAGCTGTACCCCTACGATGCAGGCACTGACAGTGGcttcaccttctcctctcccaaCTTTGAGACCATTCCTCAGGACAAAGTCACACAG ATAACGTCATCTTCTCCAAGCCATCCTGCCAACTCTTTCTATTATCCCCGTCTGAAGAATCTGCCACCCATGGGCAAGGTCACCCTCACAAAGACCAAGAACAACCAGATCTTCAGCATACCCATGGAGCCCACCCAGTTCAACCAGACTGGCAATGAGATTGGCAATGAGATTGAGGACTCTCTCATAA ATTCCACCCCTCTAGACTGTGAGGTGTCTGCATGGTCACCCTGGGGCCTGTGCAAAGGCAAATGCGGAGACTCAGGCGTGCGCCACAGAACTCGCTACATTCACCTACAACCAGCAAACAATGGGGTAGTCTGCCCCCCACTGGAAGAGGAGAACAAATGTATCCCTGATAACTGCTTATGA
- the LOC111967322 gene encoding probable E3 SUMO-protein ligase RNF212 isoform X1 translates to MSYWICCNSCFNLPGPDRKLAVTTCGHVICNVCFQKANQGECMICNAKCQVTPLSDKSSAEVKALFSDINSVATKHLTEISKVLLFQARHQKRLLAHSQQRNEKLEEVLLKMKQEMQQMSKKITEQNAYIAKLESTRQHQSAKAASTSQLNRSSHNARSHQIKSDQMQIPFNSPMSLSRFSSTTSLAENMEVDNRGLFRKPELSGSVQRLSLISPPQDGRMGTVPHRSTNQNTLVNHSARSATVSRLAELQMTPNLPYRRNTGWETPVFKPPSAYRHSSMSSLVMSSLGVTCPPP, encoded by the exons ATGTCTTACTGGATCTGCTGTAACTCCTGCTTCAACCTCCCGGGTCCTGACCGCAAACTAGCTGTTACCACCTGTGGTCATGTCATCTGCAACGTGTGTTTTCAGAAAG ccaatcaaggGGAGTGCATGATATGTAACGCAAAATGTCAAGTTACTCCTCTCTCAGACAAA agtagtgcagaagtaaAGGCCCTCTTCTCTGACATCAATTCTGTAGCAACCAAACACTTAACAGAGATAAGCAAG GTGTTACTATTCCAGGCAAGGCACCAAAAGAGGTTGTTGGCGCATTCCCAGCAGAGG AATGAAAAGTTAGAAGAAGTTTTACTCAAGATGAAGCAAGAAATGCAGCAAATGTCCAA GAAAATTACAGAGCAGAATGCCTATATTGCCAAGCTGGAGAGCACTCGTCAGCATCAAAG tgcAAAAGCAGCTTCTACATCACAGCTGAACCGTAGTTCTCACAATGCTcgttcacatcaaatcaaatcagatcaaatgcAGATACCATTCAACTCACCCATGTCCCTCTCTCGCTTCTCATCTACTACAAGTCT GGCAGAAAACATGGAGGTGGATAACAGAGGTCTGTTtaggaaa CCGGAGCTCTCTGGAAGTGTCCAGAGGTTGTCCTTGATCAGCCCTCCACAGGACGGCCGGATGG GTACCGTCCCCCATCGATCGACCAATCAGAACACCCTAGTCAACCACTCAGCTCGCTCGGCCACTGTCAG CCGCCTGGCGGAGTTGCAGATGACCCCTAACCTGCCGTATCGTAGGAACACAGGGTGGGAGACGCCCGTGTTCAAGCCCCCGTCAGCCTACAGACACTCCTCCATGTCTTCTCTGGTCATGTCCTCTCTGGGGGTCACCTGCCCTCCACCGTAA
- the LOC111967322 gene encoding probable E3 SUMO-protein ligase RNF212 isoform X2, which yields MSYWICCNSCFNLPGPDRKLAVTTCGHVICNVCFQKANQGECMICNAKCQVTPLSDKVLLFQARHQKRLLAHSQQRNEKLEEVLLKMKQEMQQMSKKITEQNAYIAKLESTRQHQSAKAASTSQLNRSSHNARSHQIKSDQMQIPFNSPMSLSRFSSTTSLAENMEVDNRGLFRKPELSGSVQRLSLISPPQDGRMGTVPHRSTNQNTLVNHSARSATVSRLAELQMTPNLPYRRNTGWETPVFKPPSAYRHSSMSSLVMSSLGVTCPPP from the exons ATGTCTTACTGGATCTGCTGTAACTCCTGCTTCAACCTCCCGGGTCCTGACCGCAAACTAGCTGTTACCACCTGTGGTCATGTCATCTGCAACGTGTGTTTTCAGAAAG ccaatcaaggGGAGTGCATGATATGTAACGCAAAATGTCAAGTTACTCCTCTCTCAGACAAA GTGTTACTATTCCAGGCAAGGCACCAAAAGAGGTTGTTGGCGCATTCCCAGCAGAGG AATGAAAAGTTAGAAGAAGTTTTACTCAAGATGAAGCAAGAAATGCAGCAAATGTCCAA GAAAATTACAGAGCAGAATGCCTATATTGCCAAGCTGGAGAGCACTCGTCAGCATCAAAG tgcAAAAGCAGCTTCTACATCACAGCTGAACCGTAGTTCTCACAATGCTcgttcacatcaaatcaaatcagatcaaatgcAGATACCATTCAACTCACCCATGTCCCTCTCTCGCTTCTCATCTACTACAAGTCT GGCAGAAAACATGGAGGTGGATAACAGAGGTCTGTTtaggaaa CCGGAGCTCTCTGGAAGTGTCCAGAGGTTGTCCTTGATCAGCCCTCCACAGGACGGCCGGATGG GTACCGTCCCCCATCGATCGACCAATCAGAACACCCTAGTCAACCACTCAGCTCGCTCGGCCACTGTCAG CCGCCTGGCGGAGTTGCAGATGACCCCTAACCTGCCGTATCGTAGGAACACAGGGTGGGAGACGCCCGTGTTCAAGCCCCCGTCAGCCTACAGACACTCCTCCATGTCTTCTCTGGTCATGTCCTCTCTGGGGGTCACCTGCCCTCCACCGTAA